Within the Thermodesulfobacteriota bacterium genome, the region AGGGTCTCTTTTCCGTCCATGTCCGTCAGAAGTTTGTGCATTTGTGTCTCTCCAGTCATAAAAGGGCGTTTTCACTTTTCCGGAACATATCCTATACGGCCGAAAAAGCGCAACGGTTTTTGAGAACTTGTTTTTAAAAATGGTTCGGTTATGATGAGTTGTCTTTGACCGGTCCCGGCGATTTACGGCACAGCCCAAAACTCCGCGATGATGATACGCTGAATGGTTGGCGTTGAGCGATCGTCGTCCGGCATGACCGGAAGTTTCGTGGAAGCGGCTGATACCTGTTCTGGAACAATGCTTTTTTAGGGAGAGAATTCTATGTCCTTTTCGGAACAATCTGTGGAAACCTTTCACCGTCTGGGGGCGGAGCTGGAAATCCTGATCCGGCCGGCCACCTTTCCCCTGGCCGTCAAACTGGCCCGGGAGGAAAAGGACATTCCGCCGGAATGCAGGCGGCCGAAACAGGTCTTCGGGGTTCAGAACTTTGTCTGCCAGAATTTCAAGATCGCCCGGACCTACGGCTGGACCATGGCCGTGACCGAGCAGGACATCAACTGCTACCTGGCCCGGAACATCTACGGCTGGGACCCGGTCACCGAAGAAACCATCCAGGCGGCCCACGCTTTCAATATCGGCCTGTATGCCAGGGACATGGAAACGTCCAAAAAACTGGAGGCTCACCTGTTCCGGCCGGCGGAACCGTTGCACGGTCTGGTCATCGCTCCCCTGACCCGCACCCGGGTGGCTCCCGACGTGGTGCTGATTTACTGCCTGCCGGCCCAGGCAATGCGGCTGATCCACGGCTATCTGTTCATCCGGGGCGGCGCCCTTTCCTTTTCCGCCACCGGCCGCATCGGCTCATGCCACGAGGGCGTCATTAAAACGGTGGTGACCGGTGAGCCGCAACTGGTGCTGCTGGGCAATGGCGACCGGGTCTGGGGCGGAGCCCAGGACGCCGAAGTGATGTTCGCCTGCCCGGCCGGCAAGCTGGAGATGCTGGTCGACGGCCTGAAACAGACCCACGCGGCGGGCCTGCGCTATCCGGTGCCGGTCTACATGAATTACTCCCCTGGCTTTCAGGATGATTTTGAAAAACGGGCCCTGGATCGGGCCGGGCGGACCATTGTCCGCCCGGAGGAGTCGGACAAATAGTGTAACGGAAGGCTTTAGCCTTCAAGAACTTCTTTAATCCGTGAAAATCCGTGTAATTTTTTGTAATCTGTGGATAAATAAAAAAATCGGACAAATGCTGAATCCTGACCTCAACGCAATCAACGATCCGCAAACGTATGCTATTATAGGGGCCGCCATGGCCGTGCACCGGGAACTGGGCAGCGGCTTTCTGGAAGCGGTATATCAGGCGGCCCTGGAAAAGGAGTTCCGGAACCAGGGCGTCCCTTATCAGCGGGAGCGGTCGCTTCCGGTGTATTATAAAGAAGACGTAATCGCTACCTACCAGGTTGATTTTCTCTATCAGCCCCTCCAATCGGCGGAACCCCGTCCATGACCGCACCCGATACCATAAAAAAACTGATCGACACCTTTGACAACAACCTGGAGGCCTACAAAAAAGGCATCTACAACGAAACCCAGGTGCGCCGGGAGTTCATCGACCCCTTTTTCCAGGCCCTGGGCTGGGACGTCACCAACGAAAACGGCTATGCCGAAGCCTACAAGGACGTCATCCACGAGGACGCCATCAAGGTCGGCGGCGTCACCAAGGCCCCGGATTACTGTTTCCGCATCGGCGGGGCGCGCAAGTTCTTTCTGGAAGCCAAAAAGCCCGCGGTCAATATTTCCGAAGACGTCCATCCGGCCTACCAGTTGCGGCGCTATGGCTGGAGCGCCAAGCTGCCCTTGAGCATTCTGACCGATTTTGAAGCCTTCTCGGTTTACGACTGCCGGGTAAAACCGGCCCCCTCCGACAAGGTCTCCCATTCCCGGGTCCTCTATCTGACCTACACCGAATATGTTGACCGCTGGGACGAGATCGCCGCCGTCTTTTCCCGGGAGGCGGTGCTCAAAGGCTCCTTTGACAAGTACGTCGCCTCCAGCAAGATCAAAAAAGGCACCACCGAGGTGGATGCCGCCTTCCTGCAGGAGATCGAGCGCTGGCGGGAGCTGCTGGCCCGCAACATCGCCCTGCGCAATGCCGGCCTGTCCCAGCGGGAGTTGAACTTTGCCGTGCAGCAGACCATCGACCGCGTGGTTTTCCTGCGCATCTGCGAAGACCGGGGCGTGGAACCCTATGGTTCCCTGATGGCCCTGCAAAACGGCGAAAACGTCTACCGCCGGCTGTTTACGCTGTTTAAAAAAGCCGACGATAAATACAACTCCGGCCTGTTCCATTTTAA harbors:
- a CDS encoding DUF169 domain-containing protein; protein product: MSFSEQSVETFHRLGAELEILIRPATFPLAVKLAREEKDIPPECRRPKQVFGVQNFVCQNFKIARTYGWTMAVTEQDINCYLARNIYGWDPVTEETIQAAHAFNIGLYARDMETSKKLEAHLFRPAEPLHGLVIAPLTRTRVAPDVVLIYCLPAQAMRLIHGYLFIRGGALSFSATGRIGSCHEGVIKTVVTGEPQLVLLGNGDRVWGGAQDAEVMFACPAGKLEMLVDGLKQTHAAGLRYPVPVYMNYSPGFQDDFEKRALDRAGRTIVRPEESDK
- a CDS encoding GxxExxY protein, which codes for MLNPDLNAINDPQTYAIIGAAMAVHRELGSGFLEAVYQAALEKEFRNQGVPYQRERSLPVYYKEDVIATYQVDFLYQPLQSAEPRP